From the genome of Pristis pectinata isolate sPriPec2 chromosome 19, sPriPec2.1.pri, whole genome shotgun sequence:
TAAGTGCAGAAATGCCTCTCCCCTACCCTAACTTAttttaaattggaattggtttattattgtcacatgtacctaggtacattgtaaaacttagttttgcataccatccatacagatcatttcattacaatagttcattgagatagtacaagggaaaacaataacagaatgcagtataaagtattacagttacagagaaagtgtagtgcaggcaaataataaggtgcaaggccataacaaggtagattgtggtattggtttactattgtcacttgtgccgaggtacagtgaaaaacatgtcttgcataccgatcgtacaggtcaattcattacacagtgcagttacattgagctagtatagagtgcattgatgtagtacagataaaaacaataacagtacagagtaaagtatcacagctacagagaaagtgcaatgcaataaggtgtaaggtcgcaataaggtgtaaggtcgcaacaaagtagattgtgaggtcatagtccatcttattgtataagggaactgttcaatagtcttatcacagtggggtagaagctgtccttaagtctggtggtacatgccctcaggctcctgtatcttctacctgatggaagaggagagaagagagaatatcctgggtgggtggggtctttgattatgctggctgctttaccaagacaacgagagataaagacagagtccaaggaggggaggctggtgtctgtgatgcgctgggctgtgtccacaacactctgcagtttcttatggtcctgggcagagcatttgccgtaccaagtcatgatacatccagataggatgctttctatggtgcatcgataaaagttggtgaaagtcgaaggggacaaaccaaatttctttagcctcctgaggaagtagaggcgctggtgagctttcttggccgtggcatctacgtgatttgaccaggacaggctgttggtgatgttcattcccaggaacctgaaccctcccgacctcagcaccattgatgtagacaggtgcatgtacaccgccccctttcctgaagtcaatgaccagctcttttgttttattgacattgagggaaaggttgttgtcatgacaccattccactaagctctctatctccttcctgtactccgactcatcactgtttgagatatggcctacaatggtggtatcatctgcaaacttgtagatggagttagagcagaatttggccacacaggtcaggagttcatcttatcgtactaggggattgttcaagagtcttgtaacagtgggacagaagctgtccttgagcctgttggtacgtgctttcaggcttttgtatcttctgcctgatgggggatgTTGGGGGAGCAGAAAGTATGTCTGGGGTGGGCGGgatgtttgattatgttggctgctttaccaaggcagtgagaagtgtagacagagaggggaggctggtttccgtgatgtgctgagctgtgtccacaactctctgcagtttcttgcggtcccgggcagaacagttgtcatatCAACCCGTGGTACAtctagatgggatgctttctatggtgcatcaataaaaattggtgatcgtcaaaggggacatgccaaatgtctttagcctcctgagcaagtagaggcgctggtgagctttcttagccgtggcatctatgtggttggaccaggacaagctatgggtgatgttcactcctaggaacttgaaactgtcaaccctcttgacctcagcatggTTGATGTAAACATTTTGTCGATGCAGCTTATTTACTATATCCtcctttctattttaaattcacacATTTCATTCTTCATCTCATCCTCCAACACCATGGTCACCTGTTTTATCtctctggtaaatactgaagcaaaataatgatttaatatttctacCACCTCTGTATCGGTACCTGTGGCTTTATCCTGTCTGTCCCTTAATGGAGCTATTCCCTTTTATCTTTACTCATCCATGGAATCTCATAAGtgtttaattttcttctttccttttaGTGGAATATGCTTTGCTTGCACTCTGTTGAACCATCCTTTAATGCTTCCCAttgttattctgcattgttattttgCCATTGTTGTTGCCCAGTTTATCTTCTCTTTTGTGCCCATTAAAATCAGACCTTGTCCAACCACATCGTCTGTTTGCTGTCATACTTATGCCTTTCTCAGCTATCATATTAAAGTGTGATATAGACGCTATTGGCTAGATATTTCTTTGTTCAAATATATCTGCTGTGGTTCATTCCCCATTACTAGATTCAACAGCAAATCCTCTTTGGTTGGCGTTTTGACATATTAGGTTAGAAATGCCATTTGTAGAAacaccatttccttattctcttATCTTCTTCTGTCCATTACTATCAGAGTAGTCACATTCTTTATTAATATTTTCATAATTTGTCTGCATATTTCTTTATTCACCTTGCTTCCATATTAGATGGGGTATCCATATGAATTCTACTTTTATCTTCATTATGGATGCATCCCTTTTATTCGACTATTATTCTATCATCCTTAATAGTTACCGTTGGTCTGATTTACCCTTTGTCCTCTGTTATCTTTTTTTAAGAATGTTATACCATCTGATGTTTAATTTCTAGTCCCAATTTTTCTGTTGCCATGTGTCGGTAATCTTTATCATGATTGTTTCCTGTTCCCCTGTTTTATTTTGGACAATATTTGCTATGCTGTTTTGAGatttttaatatttgtcattGTCTTCTCATCTCTTCATTGACATTCTGAGCCATTTAATGTTTGCTACCGTGTACTTAGAGTTGGGACCCTACAAGCTTTCCATATAGTTATACATATTTTAATAGTCTGCCATCCTTTGTTTATATCCTAAAGCTTTAATTGCTTCTTTGCTAATGTAAGTAGGAGTACAAGTTTTGCAGGTTTTCTGCATAAGTTTGACTTATTTATTGTGTCAGCCTTGTAAATGGTATCATTTTCTCTAGAATCAGAACATCTTTGAGTTCGACTTCTCTCTAGAGACTTGAGCTCATCATCTAAGCTGGCACTTCAGTGCAGTGCTAAGAGAGTGCTAAACTGTCAGAAGTATCTTGTAGATGAAATAGTAAACAGACCTCTGAATTTCATTCGCAGAAGTCCTGCTTTTTGGAAGAGAAGTTAAATTAAAGCTCGTCTTCCACTAGGTGGACATAAAATTCCACTGCATCGTTTTGTACAAGAGCTGAGAATGCATCAATATTTTATGCCTCAGCAAAGCCTTTAATGATTATGTCATTTACTCTTGATGTAAAAGTGATCACACTGAGAAATTATTGCTGGGAAGCACTGCTAGGATTTGAGCAACACAATATAAATTCGTTTCTTtatatatcaaaaaaaatctcctgtgaagattttttttaaactgacattTGTTCTTATTCATCCAGATACAGATTTTGTAGGCAGACATTTCCAATCACCTGGGAAATTTCAGATAAAAAATCAACATGATCAAAGTTTGCAGGTTCCTTATCAATCTTCAATTTCCAGAAACAAAACCACAGTACCGGATCCAATCACTCAGTCAAGTAAGTGCAAGTCAATCTGTTTCAAACAAGTTTTGTATTGTACTTTTTTGTTAAATTGGGACATAAGGTTATTAAGCAATAAAAATGCCCCTGCTCCAGCCAAATTTGGAACATTAATCTAAAATCTATCATCTCATTATATGAGCACAAGCGGTGAACAATCCAGTTGTCAGAAGAGTGCTGTGGGTGAGAGGATGGGTAGCAGAGTGAGAAGCAGGTGgggctgcttcctcacagctccaatgaacaGAATTCAATTCAGagttctggtgctgtctgtgtggagtttgcacaatttcctgtgatcacatgggtttcccatGGGTATTCagcttccttctacatcccaaaaatgtgttgattggtaggttaattggctccagTAAATTACCTTTATTGTAGCTGGGTGATAGGCAAATCGGGGAATTTATGGGCATGTAAGCAAGgaaagattacagggaaataagtgggggagtaTGATTGATAGGATTGTCCCGAGAGTCGGCATAGTGTTGTGAGAAAATATTGGTACAGTATATGGAAAATGAACATAGTTTTACACTGTATGGTGGTTAGCAACATTTGCAAACTCTATTGGTTGATCACCTAATATAATAAAAGCAGTGGAGACTTTCTTTCTGCAGGCTATCCTGGATGGAGTGATTCATCAAGTGAGACACAGCCAATATTCTCTATTTATGGAAGAGCTAATGAAGACAATCAGAAGAAGAAAGGTCAAGTCCTAATAGAggagaagaaaaggaagaaaggaaatttTAAAGGTGAGATGTAATAGCAGTGATATAATGTCTAGTTTGAGTCTTCAAGAGTGAATCACAAATTTAAGTATCAAAATTTGTTTTGACTAGGAATTTCATCTAGAACATGCCTGTATTTAGTACCTGCATCACTGTAAAGTTGGATTAGAATCTGCTCCAAAGTGGCCCCTGGAGCTCAACTAGGAAGAACTTTTATAAGAGCTTAAAGTTTAGTTACCCTGCTTCAAACAGTTTTAATATTGCTCTTGTTAATTAAATCATAACATAAAACAATTAAGGAATAAGAACCTCATTTCTCCACCCCCAATGTAAATTTGGAGCATCTTTGATTAATATCATATTGTCTTCTCACCATATTCTTCTCAGCCTTTTCTCTGAATGTGCATGGATTTCCCTCTGTAATCTATCCTTGGTACAATTTTTCACAGAAAGGTtcatattttaagaaaataatacCAAGTTCTCACCATGATGGGAGATTGTGGAGGCAAAGAACCACTTCATGTATGACTCAGGGCCTTTTGCATGGTTAAGTAAATGAGGTCTAGGAATGTAGATTCTAGCACACATGACATTTTGCATGTTGTACGTATTCAAACATTGCTTCCTTGAGATCTCGAACAAATTGAGTTGAAGTCCCCTGTGCAATACCAGTTACACGTTAAAGAATTTCTGGGCCATCATTTTGAAATCACAGGCAGGCTCATTCTTATGGTCATTCACCTGCTTTACTTAGTTGGTTGAAACTTTCAGATTCTTGTGTAGAAGGATATATTTAGAACATGACTAGCTGTTAAATGCAAATAGGATTTCAGAGTACTTATCAGACCTTGTCAATGGGAATTGTGATTCAATTTTACTAAGCTGGTTTCCTGGATATGTACCTTTGGTCAGCATATGCCATTTGTGTATGCCTAAATCAATTTATTAAAATTGATACCCCTCTTCTATTCAGCGTGGTGTTAAACAGCAACCACCCTGCCTGCAGCTGTATTATTTTACTGATATTCATAGTACAGCTCCACTTCCCATTGACAAAGTAGTAGTTAAAGATGTATACATTATCTAATTAGCTCTTTTTAAAGGAAGAGTAAATTATTGTGATGAAAATGGGAACCAGTAGGAATgttgtgcaaaaaacaaactgctggaggaactcagcgggtcaagcagcatctgtggaggcaaaagggcagtcagtgtttccagcatctgcagtctattttgtCACCAGTAGAAATGTTGTTAGAGTACTTTTCTCGTACTTCAGGGGATTGATTTTGGGAGGCAGATTtaataaaacaaagaaattagttccaaaagaagaatgaaatcttTATACAAATAATATAGCATAATAATGGAGCAAAATGTTTATTGAACTTCACCTGTATGTGAACCCAGTCGAGACAGTCTCCGAATTACTTCTTGATATTCTTGATTtggtattttcattttctttctaatATGGTGGTGGTAAATTCatgtaaataaaagtaaatttgTTTTAAGACATTATTTTGCATGCTCATTTGACTAAACAAGTGGATACCCAAGCCATTACAGTCAAGGTTAACTAAATTTGATTCACAGTCTGTGATAATTTAGTTAATCTCAGTGTGAATGGTGATCAAAGCACTATGGGTTAATGAAAGGAAAGTCTACAGCCTGTTCTCTTGGTCGCCATCCTACTAGAAACAGACATGCATGGATTCCGAAAGATTTTTCGGCTCTTTCCGTTCCTTCAATAGTTCTCTGATATTAGCAGTCTTGACTCAGATGTGAAGAATGGTTTCATGTATGAAGGCTACCGACATCAATGCTTTCGGGATAGATAGTGAAAGTATGAAAAACATTAAATTGGGTCAAATAAAAACTACGTATATGGACCTTGTTCCCCTGCAGTTTTCTGCCCTTTCCTCTTTGAAGACTGCTGTGGTATGATTCCATATGTACCTGTGCATAAACAGTTGATATCAACATGGTGCTCAGGCGTGGAAAGTTACCAATTGTGTCATTTGATGTCTAAatacaagaactttggctgcagGTCTTCACTTGGGCACTTGCATTTAAACAGGAACCTTGATTGTTTTTATTTGCCTTTCACCAGTTGGAGCATGTGTCTAGCTATGATCAGTTTACTGTATGGACCTTCCAGGTGTTCAAGGTCCTATGTCAGGTTGGATAATGCCCATTACTATAAAATTGTTGGGAATATTCTGCATTTATGTCTTAcaaggaattttttttgtgtttcctACATCAGGAGAAAGTACTCAAAGTAGCAATGGGGGAAGGGTGAATTTAGGAAAATCAAATCTGGTCTATGTTGCTTCATTCATTGAAAGATGTTTCTGTCTCTTTGAAATAAATCAATTATTTCTCAATTATTTTGATTGAATGTAGGGAAGCTTTATGACCATTGGTCCTTGTCATATATTCTTATGTCAAAAATATTCTGTTTAGAAACCTTAAAGAAAAACATGAAGGACCTCAACATCCAGCACAAATCAAGCCAAACATCCACCAACATGCCCTACAAGGAAGACCCTGTATCCAGCCAGCAGTTTATTCAAGTTTTGTCCAAAGAGAAACCTGAGGCAGAGAAGATCTCTTCTGAGGCTGGGATGTCTTTGACAGAGGTAATGCACTACCATTTGTGGAAACTTGTTTTTCATGGTTATTCAAGTTAAAGTATGTTGATATTACCAAAAGAAACACTTTCCTCTGTTCATACATCGAGAATCACATTTTCCCAGTCTGGGTATAGCATGATTGAATACAAATTAAATCTCCTTCCATTCTGCTACAACTGTTCATCTCAACTCAACCTTGCACTGCACCAAAATGATAATGTTAATCATTTTCTATTCCAGTCATCCTGTGATTGTGACCAATTAAATACCATTCATTATACAAGGTTCCctaattaataaaatagattcTATAACAATCTCAGAAAACCATCCTCTTTAATTTCCTACAGCCATGGCTTTATAGCCTTTCTGAGTCTGATGGCTTCATCTGCCATTCATCAATTTTACTAATTTTCTATCATCTTTGGTCGTGCTTAATTTAAAACTATGACTTCTTTGTTCAAAGGAGATCAGGGAATTTCTAGCTAATTTTTATCCTCAGTTAAAATTACCTTGAAAGATTTTCTGATTACTATTTCATTTCTACCTGTGGGccattgctgtgtacaaattgtttGCCATGTtacctatattacaacagtaacaacattttagGATGTCCTGAAAAGGCTATGGAAGTTTCTAAAtaaatgaaaggttttgatttCTCTTGAAAGATTGGGTGGATTTTTTCAACACCTTTTCCCATCTTGTGGCTATTATTCTTGTTAAAAATACATGTTAAATACAAGCTGTTGTTTTCCCTTAAGTCCACATTCAACATCTTAATTCAGTTCTGTGCCAATGATATCATAAAACCAAACATTGACTTTTAACTGTGTCTACCAAGTTTATGACTTAGGGAGTAGGTTGTGATGccataatcagtgaggatagagaAATTGTGTGATGTGCATCTTGAGAATTCCTCAGCTGTACAAACATATTTTGCTTGTTGTAGGTTTCTTTGGCAGTGGTGGGAGCAGGTTTAGTTGATGAATTTAGTTGGGCATCCCATAACATAAAGCTTCATGATTGTTGATGTTCTAACTTCCTTCAAGGTAATTGATTTAAAGGCTTTAAAGGCCCCAACTTCGCATTACTACCTTAATTAATTTGCTTGAAGTGTTAGATATTCTAGTGCTCCAGGTCCCCCTATCCCAGACTACAGCACTGAATTTCAATTATAAATTTGTGaacttgtttctcttccacagcttGGACAGACAAATGTTGGCTTTACTGAGGAATGCGTTGAACCCATAAGTGTAGGGGTAGCTTCAGAGGAAAATATAGTGGTTGGAATCATGAAAGATGCCCAGAGTTATGAAAAAAATAGGTGAGTAGATTGTATTAACATGTTCTGGTCACCTGTGTCACGGAAAAAGACAAAGTACCTTCTAAGGTTTTACAAAGTTTGCAATTTTCACTATATTGCTCTGGACTAAGTTGAAAATATCAATGGGTAATGGCAAAGTTAGCTATTTTAACTTCTAAAGTTTCTGCATTATTGGAGTCATCATTTAAGgttaattccacccccccccccattcttacAGAAAAGCTTCACAAGAGAAGTAATCAGGTCAAAATGAACAACAATTTAGGAAAGGTCCACTCCTTGAGTGAGCTTTCTTTTAACCATCTAGTGTGGGTATGAAGTTGAAAGGAGTTTGACATTCTGggagtttattggtattggtttattattgtcacttgtaccgaggtacagtggaaaaacttgtcttgcataccgagcgtacaggtcaattcattacacagtgcagttacgttgagttagtacagagtgcatttaggtagtacaggtaaaaacaataacagtacagagtaaactgtcacaactacagagaaagtgcagtgcaataaggtgcaagctcacaacaaagtagattgtgaggtccacgCTTCTAGGGGCActttacaatggacaattaacctaccaaccagcatatcaCAGCTCAGAGAAAATGCAAAATCTACGCAGACAACACCTGAAGTTGTGATTAAACCTGTGTCGTTGGAGCTATaagacagcagttctactagctgcaccattatGCCATTCTTACATCAGTGTTCCAAGCTATATCATATCATGGCATGTTTCTACTGGTATAGATCTAGCTCTGAGAAATCACATTCAGTTGGCAACTTTATttaatgtaacttttttttctttttttgtattCCCCAGCCTAATCTACTATTTTGATTTTGGACATCAGAACTTCTATGAGACAAAGAAGGAATATAATGAAGCTTGCATTAGTAACCTAGCAGACTGGTGAGCTATCTTGTTTTGTTTTAGATGTAGAAGTAGCCTGCAAAAGGGCAATATGATTCAAAATTAGGAAGACTGAagacactaaccccattttcattctttccacattcccatctactccccttagattctaccacacttctacacattaggggcacttgacaatggacaattaacctaccaaccagcacatctttggcatgtgggaggaaaccagagcacccagtggataCCCATGTggctacagagaaaatgaagaCATTGTCTTTGAACCTAGCCACCAATTTTGTCTACTTTCTCAGAATATGGCGAACTGTTTCTACTTCATCATCCTACTTAATGCAGAACTGAGCTTCTTATCCCAGTTCTTTCCCAACAATATTTCTATCAGACCAAGAAGGACAGTATTGAATATTGACTATCTTCCATCTCTACCCTAGCACACCATAATTGCTAACAAAACTTTCATTCATATCTTGTGATCTCCAGACTCAATCATTCTAGCATTTATCCATCAGATCTGTCATTCCCAATGAAGTTCAGCTTATCCTAAACTCTGCAGTCCTTATCCAACTCCATACAGCACTGGTCATTCACCATCTCTGTGCTGGTTGGGCATCATTGATGCCTGATTGTCCAATGTCACCTGTTCAAAATTTTCATTCTCATATCCATGTGTTTTTTGGTCAAGTGGTGCAATGTGACATTATTGGAAAGAGCTGTTTGCGATGGTAAGGATCCCGGTAAATGTGGTCATTTCCTACAATCCCCAAAAGGACAATGTTCCTTCAATTCTGGCCTTCTGATTACTCCCTACAGCCTTTGACTCATCGCATGCAAAAAAGCTTTTAACAATGTAAGTCATTAGTTTTGAATTCCTGTGCTGAATTCTCTAGCCTGTCTCACCTCTGCCAACATTCCTTCAACTTTTCACTTTGGCTAAGCTTCTAGCTATTCCTTCTAAAATTTCCTTTTGTGGCTTAGTTAATTGtgccaagtttttattttaccagTTAGGTCATGGGAAGAACACCTGCAAGGATTTCAAAGTTGAATCATAttgtttttattaataaataaCATATGAAACGTAACTCCTTTTACATATACAGTATAATAAAATCTTTCTTCCTGTTGAAATCAAAGCCTTTTACACGATCGTAGCCCCATCAGTTGTTTTCTGTAAATTAGATGATTTTGTAAACCAGGCTTGGCATTAGTCAGTCATTATTACATCGATTTTGATGGCACTTCACAGGGAGTTGCTTCCTCACTACTGCACAAAGTCTCAGAGTGAAATTGAATGTATGATTTTCTGATTTGTAGTAAAGAGAAATGGTTACAAATAATCTATTTTGTACCAACAGCAGTATTAACTATTTTCATGCACAATGTATTATTCTGCTAAGTAAATCTTTTTATCCATTATGGTCAATTATTGAGTGAATACAATCTGAATTTCTTCATTGTTTAACATAGCAAATTGAAATGTGCTCATCAACTTTCGATTGCAGTCTGAACCCCATTGTTTGATTTTAAACTTGTAATGAATTATGAAAGCTGTATTACATATATATGGGATTTCTCTAATGGATAATTGGTGAAATCCATGGAGAAAGAGCAAACAGATTCAACATTGGCATTTACATCATCTCTATAATGTAGCAAGAGTAGGCAATATCCAGAGGTTTATGTCCCCTTATTTTTATTATATatcagtaaaataaataaatatagatagagagagagagatatagatataAACACTTAGTTACAGATTGCTGCCTAACTTTTTCAGGTCTGATGATGTGATTCGGCATTGTTGGAGAGAGCTGTTTGCGGTGGTAAGGATCCTAGTGAATGTGGTCTCTTTGTTTTTGATTGAATTGGTGAATTTCTTAAGTCGGTCGTTCATCCAAATCCTAGTGGCTGGACTCTTGACAGTAATAGGAGACCACATGCTGAAGCCACTTCTGGCAACTTTGTTCAACAGCCTTCTGCAACCCATCATGATAttcctgttgaatattttcaccAGCATAAGAAATCTCTTGAACCCTTTAATTGACATCATCAGAAGACTGGTAATGCAAATAGCTGCTCTGTTGCATGCCTTCAGACTAGTGGAGGTGAATTTGAATCGTGCTCCATCCATCCATCAGGAAGTGTAACCAATCAAGTTGCATTTCTAGGATGTGTGAAAATCCTTGGAGATGATGGTGAGGATTGGTTGTAAGTGAGAATCCCTAAACT
Proteins encoded in this window:
- the LOC127580504 gene encoding uncharacterized protein LOC127580504, with translation MPYKEDPVSSQQFIQVLSKEKPEAEKISSEAGMSLTELGQTNVGFTEECVEPISVGVASEENIVVGIMKDAQSYEKNSLIYYFDFGHQNFYETKKEYNEACISNLADWSDDVIRHCWRELFAVVRILVNVVSLFLIELVNFLSRSFIQILVAGLLTVIGDHMLKPLLATLFNSLLQPIMIFLLNIFTSIRNLLNPLIDIIRRLVMQIAALLHAFRLVEVNLNRAPSIHQEV